In the Archocentrus centrarchus isolate MPI-CPG fArcCen1 chromosome 11, fArcCen1, whole genome shotgun sequence genome, TGAATAACATTTATATATCTGGCCCTTGatgtgattctcatttgcttGTGCAGTGAAACACACATGCCTGCTCCAAGGAAGTCACAGAAACTATCAAACACTGATGAAACTGAGGACTGGCCAAGGAAAGGAGGAGTAAGGTTTCCATCTTCATCATAAAAATTATCCAACTCAGCAGTTTGCAGTTAATAGCACCTCAGATAAGCTTTCTAAAAGCTTGAGACACTTTTCATCATCAGTCATGTGGAGGTGTTTGTAGTGAAACTGCTTAAAAATATTAGTGAAGGAGACCAGTAAGAAGAAAGTCCCTAAAGAAGGGACATTAGACTTCAGCTTGATGATTTCAGGTTTTTGGTTGCAgcagtcctctgtgtgtgtgatggagaCAAGGTAAAAGCATGGAGCTGGACTGCTGGAGAACTCGTAGCCAGCATGCTCATTCACATCAAGCTGCAGTGACACAGGCCTTTGCCTTAGTGGGACAATATTTTTTTAGCACACCTCCAGTCTCTGTGAAGGCTGCCTGACCAAGAAGCACCTAAACCAGAgcacgagagagagagacacacccTGGACTGAGTTTTATGGGAGAACTTTGCAACAGCAAAGATGATGGTAAAAGTATGGCTTccaacagggggaaaaaagctctTTAAAAACGTACTTTGGAGCAAAGATAGGGCATTTTTTAAATCCCATTCTTTATATGTAGTTTTAATGTCTCAAttgcttcaaaaaaaaagaaaaagtgcctGGAGGGAGAAGTATgaagaacaaaaaggaaaatgtgcTTTTCGTGAGAAGGAAAACTACTGAGGCACTCTGCCTCcagctaaaaaatatattttaagtttATTATTTAAGCAAATTGGCACCAACACATCACAACAGAAGGTCATACGAACTCATAATCAGAGGGAAATAAATACTGGTCATGTCTATCTACCAGCCCACAGAACAAAGAAATATCAAAATAACAGGAAGTGTTCTGCAACAGGAAATTAATAATGCAAAAGCAAGAGAAAAGGCTTACATAATAATGGCCCAACTacataaaaatgtcaaataatataaaagtaaataaagacTTTGCTTGAACCTACATGGTAAATATCTTGGCACAGTCTTTGGTCATAAATTCAAAGTCGATGTAAACGAGTCCATCGTGAAAGGATGAACTCTTTTAATGGCGATAAGctaatttgatgtttttattgtcttAATATTTTACATCctggttcagtgttttttttctgtcagtcagcagcagcattacCAACATCTCTAAAATCATGAAGGTCAGGCACAGAGATTTCTGTTCATTCTGGGGAAATAAGCTGATAATGAAGGTTAAAAAGCATCATTAACCATCCTGATCATGTTTTGTGATCTGAGTTCAGGAAGTCGCTCTCAGGTCCACCTTATTCCACCTGTGTAGTATAAATAGGAGGCTGGGTCACCTCTTTAATCCCCTCACTTAACTCTGACGGGTCATTCAGACCGGTTTTTCCATTGCTGTCGATCTGTATCTTGATACGGAGCAGTGTTTGTAATTAGTGTCTAAGGGTTGTAGGTCGTGTGGGTAAGCTGTAAATGAATTGCTCTTTTTTCTGGGATCAGTAAACTTACCTGAATCTCAACAAAACCGGCAGGACGACTTTTAGTGTTTACTAAAAGCCACATTCATAGATTCATACGgcattttcttctgtgtttttaaatctttccaTCACacaccttcacactctgctggaAGCACTGGGGTGCAATTTCTATCTGCTGAGTCACAGCTTCCCATAACCTAGCAGGCAAGAATTGGGAAGagatggatgcagtgaaggaaaaGGAGCCAACAGGTGCTCCAAGTGTGCGGGAACGCCTTCAAAATTGCTGGAAAATGATGGCCTCAGTGGGCAAAGTTTTCCTTCAAGGTTAAAGGTGATGACTGATACACTGACCCCACTGAAAACATCCTCAAACACCAACCAATGAGAAAAAAGtgatgacagcagctcagagatCATTAACCCTGTAAgtactgtaaaaataaagaacGAGTGGGTGTGATTCTGCAGAtacaagaaaaatgaaagacGCTCAACTCAgactgacttttcttttttattattatgcgTACAGGTGTtttagaaaggaaaaaacaaaaagaggagaGACGACCTCAGCCTCACCTCGACACGTTTTCTTAATGCTCATTATTACAAACTGACACAAAATAAAGGATGAGATGACAACAGTGAAaaaaccacattaaaaaaagatccaaaaaaaaaaaaaaaaatcacaatataCAAAATCCAGGAGAAACCACACGAGACGGCAGGAACCAGTGGAATGATGAAAGAAAAATGGTAAACATACCAAAGAGCAGAGAAACGGCTGCAtcagagaaaaatacaaaagggGTCGAGGAGATGAGACACATTCATCAAGTTGTGAACAACAATCAAAAACagtctttcctcctcctcaactgttttttttgtttgtttgttttaaaatcagGTCGGAAACAACAACATAACAGAACAGGAAACCAGGAGGAGCAAAAATCAACATTCACAAaggaaaaataatgtaaaacacctgatatatttatgtttaagcacacacacatgactCCGCAGAGTTACACTCCTATGTCCAAGGATCACAAGTTGTTCAAGAttaacttttaaaattttttttaatcaccctTCGGTTACGTTGGAACAGCTTCTCGCCACAGCACTCCCTTTGAAtagccattttttttctaaagaagTGAAGTATAATAGTGttgctgacctttttttttttattagcggGGAGCCAAAGGAGGGAGCAGGACTGCTTTGGTGTGATGGAAGAAAATGTGGAGGAAGCACGTTCTAGCGGAGGCTTAAAGCaaacaaatactggaaatcaacAGGGAttcatgaggaggaggaggcggtcCGTGAGGCGACTGCTGCTGAAACACTCGAATGGGAGAACGAAGGTGGAGTGAAATGAGTCACGGTGTGCAGTCTGTGCAGGTCTGCAGCCATCACACTGATCGCTCACCTTTAATGAACTGAGGTACTTTCACATACAGGCTCACAGAAAGATAACCAACATGCAGGCGTGCACGCTGTGAAAGAAACAGCACAGGGGAGCACAAGTATCCACTGAATAGTTTTATTTCTCCATCGTGTACTTCCATGCTATGTGATcacactcatttaaaaaaagaagcgcGGGGCTCACGTGAACGATTTTGGAGCCGCCGCCACCACCGTTAACGAAGCCAGACCCGGACAGGCCGCAGCCATGACTGGAATGGATGGGTTGCTGCTCACTGTACCCGAGTCACACTCTGCACTGGAGTGAAGCTGCAGTCAGACCAGATAGCAGAAGGGTTCAGGAAATAGCACAGGTGGGATTGTAAGCATAAATAAAGGGGGCTGACATGGCAGGCCATCCCCAAGCTTGTACATTAGCCAGcatgttctttgtgtttttactgcttATGTTGGTGCACCAAACTTTTATGCCACAGTCTTAACCCAAGACTGAATGAGAAGCCAAATCCACGCTCTTTCTTTTCTAACATCATGCACCTTAAGAGAAAGTTTCACGACTGTACCTGTGTGTAATTTGGTCTGACTGCACCTTAAAACAGCGCTGTGCAGGCAAGTGGAAACCTGCGTATCTGGCGTGGTCTTATTGATGATTTTAATGGTTTACAAAGTAAACAGCAATGCCAGAAGGGAAAGTGAAGCAACgactggataaaaaaaaaaacctaaatgatggaaaaatgggaggaaaaaaactgGGATTGAGGTGACGGAGGTtctaaaaatgaaaccaaaaggGAACTTATTGTGTGAGTATTCAGTGTTTCTCCCTCCGAAGGCTGAGACGTGTGAGTGCGAGCACTTCAAATCAGTGAGTTTGACAGATCTGTTTACAGTATGAGTGCTGCTGGATCGCAGGAGAAGCATTTGGTTGGTTTAGCAGTGAGAATCAAATCATCGTTactaaatatgtgtgtgtttgcggtCTTGTGGATGCGTGTGGAAAGGGGGGGTGCTCATGGCTGTTTCCTGTAGGAGAACGGCAGATCAGGGGTGAAAGGTCAGTGTCTCAAAGGGGGTCACAGTAGGGATGAGGTGAGGTCAGATCCGGGGCAAATACTTCTCGATAAATTCCTTTACAGCCGCCATCTCCTGCAAGAGAGCAGATCAGATGTTGGTACAGTGGAGGAAGTGAACAGATGATTCAGGACTCGCTGCCTCTGGATGAAACACAGAGGCTGTTTACAGGAAAGGACAGCGCAGACGCTGCTTCGTGGGAAGGCTTCAGTTGTTTTAGTGTGTGCCGCACTTTTTCTGCTCCTAGTGTCATTTTCTTTATACCATCTGCTGGGGTAACAGCACCAGAGCCAGTGACACTAGGAAGCTGAACAAGCTGTGCTGGAGACCACTGTGCAGCCCATAGACGTAGTTACTGAGAGAAGGATGATGCATCAACTCCTCAACATAATGGGCAGCACATCATATCACACTTTCTATACATGGAAACTTTGTGATCATCTTTCTGGTGGACcaagactttgattttgatgatgtttgttgtttttgagccCTCTCGttagaaagaacaaaaacaaaaaaactcccaAGAGCTTTAGAAGCAAATCTGAAGTATTTAAGGACCATAAAAACTGCCCTGAAGACTCAACCGATTGTATTTGGACCATCATCATAAGGGATCAGAAACAATATGGAGTTGAGTTTAGGagcttcaaataaaaaaaagctactttcagctgctcctttgctACGAGGGGCCGCCACAGCAgatagctccacatgtttgatttggcagaggcTTTacgccggatgcccttcctgacgcaaccccaGAGGGGATTCGTGTCTCCGGCTGGAATGCAGGTTGTATTTAATGCTGATTTACAGCTCTGCATTTTTATTGTTGGACCAGTTTAGCAGCTTTGCAGaatttacagttcaaaataactTTAGCTGCTCTCCCTTTAAGACAACTTTCCAACCCATCATATAAGATAAGGATAACTTTTATGCTTTAGGGGAAAAGTGAAGAGAGcttaaaaaatatcagtgtggtttgtgaacagcagtacCTGAGGACAGGAGCTGTGAGGGAGCCCTGGGAAGGTTTTAAAGGTGATCATCTGAGGGTTGACTATGGATTTGAGTTTTTCTGCTGTCATGGCACCAAACTGCACGGGGATCATGACGTCCATCTCGCCGTGGCACTGCAGGATCGGGATGTTCTTGTTGCCACTTGACGCCTacgggaaaaacacaaaactagaAGTTAATTCTGATCTTTCTTACCAAAACGTTGCGGCAGTGCGGCATGTTAAACATCATATGAGGTGTCTGCATTGTGCTGAACTACTCTGTTAGAGAAATGGAAGCAGCATGTGGTAAAAGAGGAGCAGGCAGGAGAAGGATGTTTCTCCTCTGCAGTAAAACTGTGACTGTACCGATGGGAAACTCCTGTGAAGTGGAAGCCAGCAGCTGAGGGCCACAACACCAGCCAGCTGGTGCTGGCAGGTCAAGGCAGTGTACAAGGACAAGGCCCCACCCTGAGGAGCAACACAGGAAGCAGAGAACCTTTAATACATGCATTTATAAGCACTACCCTGAATATATAATGCTGTAAATATAATTCacaagacacaaacacccacctGAGAGAAGCCGCCAAGTATGATACGGTTTGGAGGGATCCCATTTTTGGCCTCGTGTTCGATTATGGCCTTGACtgcaaaaaaggaagaaaaacccGTCGGTGGAGACAAACGGTGAACTGCTCGGGATTAGCAGATTTGTAATGAGAGGCGGCCAGCTCAGAAGAAAGAGGTCTGAGGTGGCAAATTTCCAGCAACAAAAAAATTTCCGTTTGACTTCCTGTCACCTTTgcagttgttttaaaaaaaaggatccaTACTTGGCATGTGAATAgtcaaagaaaaatgtgtttacatCCGCTCTGAGCAGAACGAAGACAGAGCGGTGATACTTTATCACAGGTTACATAAGAGGATAAACGCACACACTTAGCCCGTCTCTCCTCGAGGGTATCTGGAGTTGTATTTTTTTGACAGGAAAGTACAAAAACTGGAATGTGAAGGCTTTTTTTAAGAGCTTCAAACACAACAAATCACAGCGTGAAGCAGCTGTTAAAGTCAAACTGTAGGTTTGGGAAATTTCAAAACATCCAAGGGGATCAtcatatttaagaaaaaaaaagtgtgtctgtgtgtgtgagagactatTTCACATTTTGTACTGAAACTGGGGTGAACAAATGCTCTGATacagacacttttttctactcttggctgtCAATGATGTCATAAAGAGGTGGTACCCTATAGGGTCATTCAGCTCTAGCTGTGAGTACAGAAGCTCCACCCTCCTGATTCTCAAACCCTCTGCTTGtgaagggcagccaatcagaagacaaTTAGCAGAAGAAAGGTGGAGGAggtaaaacagcttgtttcagagtgAACTAAAAGGCCCAATATCAGATCAATAAGAATTATATTGAGCTATTAGTGAATTAACTGTACTGTAGTAGTGCTGGAAATCACTATAACAGGTGAACTAAGTATTTCTTATACATTATATTTAATAGTGCAAGTGTCCTCTTTATTTGAGCCATTATTCGTGGAGCTAGGTGCATACATGACAAGATACTAGCCATGAAACAGAGGGATGTGAAAGCAGATTGAAGCCTCGAAGCGTCCCAATCACAGTTTAATGTATTCGTGCTTCCCTGCTACCATCATCCTACAGACGCAGCCCTTCTGATATTTAAACTCATTAAACTCACTGTTTTCTGCTGCCTTCTTGATTCCAGATTCGTCCTCTGGGGAGTCGGGGCTGAGGCCCATGAGGTCAAACCTGCACACAAGTAAAGCCAGGCGTGAGGAAAATGAATAGATACAATCACAGTATTGTCAATGGGAATATGGGAAGCTATTGTGGTTTCCAGGGAAACAATGGCATCCAGTGTTGAGCTAAAAAGCCGCCTCTTTCATCACGCCAACTCACCACGCGGGCATCATCGACTTCATGTTGAGTGTAACGGGAATGGGAGGCCTGCAGCGGAGGAGAGGCAGTGAAAACATGACAggaaatcagcagcagcagcagcagccaggagCTACGTGACAGCTACACATTTATTCACTCAAAAAGACTGAATGGTTGAAAATATTCTGGCTTAAAATCTCCCAAATAAACATTACAGACCGTTTATTTGTTTACATGTCaggtttttttaatttcaaaagtCAGTCCACACATTACCTGACAAACCAAAATCTCAGAAGCATCAATCGTGACATAAGAAAAAAGACTTACGCGTGGGGGCAGATAAACTTGACGTGAGGCAGCTGGATCCCCGTCAAAGTCTCCGCCCACCCATGcctgacagaaaacagagagcAGCTCTTTGTTTCTTAACCAGCTACAGTAAAGCCACTAAAATGCAGCACATCCAACCCAAAAGCATTACGACTGAGCGCATGAAAATCACTTCTACGCTGAAGTAATGCGTGATGAACACGGTTCCTCCTGATGTCTAAAGATCAACATGAGTGGAACGTTCTTCATCTCCACTACAGCGGAAGGACGAGCTCCCGTCAGGCACtgatttaattactttttaaatcagTGCCTGCACCACTTACAACTCATGTTGTAAGTGGTGCTTTTTGAAATGCAACCACATGAATGTGGCCCACATTACGAAAGGCCAGTAAATTAATCGTAATAACAAGCAAGTGCAAAAGCAACAACAGCCAAATGCATGATTTTAAATCAATTATTGTTATTAGCTCTGCATCACCAGCCTCTGTTACTGTGCTGTTTAATGATTTTACATGTAGATATGTATCTCCTGTGAATTTTATCCTTACATTCAGCCTCAGTGATACattaggacaaaaaaaagactgaCAGCTCAAATTATGTAGACTGCAGGGGAAATTAAAGGTGTGATCCAAAAGTTTGGGGCAGCCTGTAACGATCAGTTCATCTTCTCCCATCTCTGGCTCAACTTTTAGATCACTCCCTGGAAATCCTGTTTTGACCACTTCAACACAAACCTCAGCTTCTCTTTTAAAGTGACCCGGTTTTTGTTTGGAGGATCATCGCTGGTGACAAGCTGGGTCACAacccagcagttttcagtggagTCTACAGCGCACagtcacccaggaggcatccctgTCATACGCCAAAAACATCTCAactggctctactctgagtccttCTGGAATGACCGAGCTCCTCGTCCCCAGAGGAAAGTAATTTTATcggcaatctcattctttctgtcACTACCCACAGTTTGTGTTCCCAGGTGACGCCGGGTTTTAGGCAGTGGCTGATGACCCGGCGCTGCGCCGTGCTGAGGTCATCTcgcgccgggctgagaatttttttttctggctagaaccttGAACTGCAGGAACGTAGGACGCGTGGACACCCCTTAAAGCAGATTATAATCTGTCGTGGACATGGACTGCTGCAGACATTTTTCTCCAATACTGACACACACTGTGAATTTGTCCCCCAGTTTCAGACTGTGATCCAAGTTTTACTGAAGCATTTTGAGGTgtgtgagggagggagggagggaggggaccTGATCTGTGGGTGATGGCAGTTTTGGCCACACTTGCATGATCTTTGCTCACAatctaagataagataagagataagataaaactgtaatgatcccacgacggggaaatttgcgcattacagcagctcagtacagaaaactaaaaatagaatagaataaaataaaaataaaatagaaaaacactatacacatatacataagcactatatacagaaaatatatagtcaatacacacatgtacatataaacacaaatcaaaacactatatacagatatcaaaatattatatacatttgtagccagtaaggtacacagcatacacggtatgcattatatgggtgagtgtaataaataaaatgtatctggactatatggataaagtgatggcagaggaggtaaagtgtccaagtgactcaagacattatgatgtgttgtacagtctaactgctgttgggatgaatgacctgcgaaagcgctccttcctgcagcgaggatgtttcagtctctgactgaaggagctgctcagctcacccacggtctcatgcagagggtgatgggggttgttcatgatggatgtcagctttgctaacatcctcctctcacccatcaccatcacagactccagaggacatcccagcacagagctagacctccgcaccagtttgtcgatcctgctcctgtccctttcggtgcatccacccccccagcaggccactgcatagaaaagggcagatgctaccactgtgtcataaaaggtctttaacagagtcctgcagacaccaaaggacctcagtctcctcagcaggtggagtcgacccttcttatacaggacgtctgtgtttgtagtccagtccaacttgttattgagatgaacacccaggtatttgtaggagaccactgtctcaatgtcctttccctggatgttcactggtgctgtagggggtggcttcctcctgaagtctataacCATCTcgttcgtcttgctggcgttgatttggagtgcgttgttctcacaccagccgacaaagtcactgatgacccccctgtattcctggtcgttcccatctgatacacatccgatgatggccgtatcatctgagaacttctgtaggtggcagtggtccgagttgtacctgaagtctgaggtgtacagactgaacagaaagggtgagaggaccgtgccctgtggcgcccccgtgctgcagactaccacatcagacatacagtcatggcacctcacatactgtggtctgttggtgaggtagtcgatggtccatgccgtcagctgactgtccactccggctccctccatcttccctctcagtagtgcaggctggatggtgttgaaagcactggagaagtcaaagaacatgactctcacagtgtttcctgcctgctctaggtgagagagggatctgtgcagcaggtagatgacggcatcgtccaccccaatgccgggctggtaggcgaactgcagggggtccagcgctgagctcaccagtgggcggaggtgataaaggatgagcctctccatggtcttcatcaggtgagaagtcagggccacaggtctgtagtggttggactccctgggctgtgcg is a window encoding:
- the lypla2 gene encoding acyl-protein thioesterase 2, which produces MCGNNMSVPLLAEAVTVSGMEKETAAVIFLHGLGDSGHGWAETLTGIQLPHVKFICPHAPPIPVTLNMKSMMPAWFDLMGLSPDSPEDESGIKKAAENIKAIIEHEAKNGIPPNRIILGGFSQGGALSLYTALTCQHQLAGVVALSCWLPLHRSFPSASSGNKNIPILQCHGEMDVMIPVQFGAMTAEKLKSIVNPQMITFKTFPGLPHSSCPQEMAAVKEFIEKYLPRI